The genomic DNA taTCCCAAGCCTTGCAAATATCTGATGTTTGTGCCAAGTTGCCTTCATTCCATTGGTAATTTTGTGAGGAGCAAATGGATTCTTCCCCATGGATACACAAATCCATCTGATTTCTTTACCATGCAAAAGGTATGTGAGTTGAAGGAACACCTAAGCTGAGACATATTCATATTAAGCTGGGAAATATTGAGGTGCCAGAAAACATGAAGAATAAGATTTCCTTTATAAGAGAGTTCTAGAACCTGGGTCCAGATACTGAGAATGCCCTCCCTTATCCTCCACCAAACACGTCTCTGAAGACAGCAGAATGAAGAGCAGGGCTTTCCCCAAAGTACTCAAAATCTATGTAGCCTCATCTGGGAGAATGTGGTCCTTCAGTCAGCCTGCACCCAAGGAGGAAGaaaatccaacacatctgaaatgtCATGCTGCAAGATACCCTGggctgttaaaaagacaaacgaATAGCCCTTTGAGCAAGTTTGAAATTTCGTTAGTAGTCAAGATgagtactgtatacactcatgtataagtttagaaattttagtcaaaaatattGGCCAAAAAACTTGGGTTGACTTATTAATGTATCAGTGTAAGTACTGCACCTTAACTCTTAccataaaaaaggaaccatcccctagaGTGGCAAATAGTGagaacttagtccatcctgggaaaacctaaaagaagcaccctTACCTCCTATGGGGGAGCCCAATATATTTGTGTCCCTTGTACCAGTTCCATGGTCCAAAAAGAATTGGGATCCTGTGGAGCAAGAAGATATTTAGCACCAGCGGAACAAGAGTTAAGAATGCTTTGCTTTAGTTGGAGCTTAGTCTAATCCTTGCCCTCCTAGCTTCCTGCctagatcattttttaaaaaataaataaatcgatCAGCATTGATCCCAGCAATATGCCAGATGAACTAACAATCTTGACTCCCTGACAGGTCTTCATCTACTTGGGAAGGAAATAGGATGGGGATAGCTTCAATTTCTACCATGTACATCTGTGCAAAATAGCATCCACTTCAATACAAATTTGTCTAAACCTGGGCTTGGCAACACACAAGACATGGGCCACATACATACAGTCTATGACTACTTTCTTGATACCTAGATAAGACCTTTTTTACCCAGATACAGTCAAGTAAAACTGTGGTTACCTGTCTGGTGGATATGGAGGGGGGGGTTGTACTGTGTGCAGATCCTAAAGCCTTTTTAGCCCCCATGGACACTTTTCTTTCAGTCAAACCTTTGTATCCACGTGGTATGAAAAATCCACAGATACAAAAGAACACAGGACTTCAAATCTTGTTGTGCCTAATGGCAGTGCAACATATGTGCAAGTGCAGCCACATACAAGCACTGCCATTTGGTACAATGGAGCCTGCTGTCCACAGAtcctcaaatccacagatggtaaGCACTCGGAtagagagggccaactgtactaaaaaTGCCCCTCATGCCTTAAAGGCAcaacaggcaataaatagcaattCGGCCACTGCCCAGGCTATTTTACGCCCAGGAGAGATGTTCATGTTGGGTTTCGGTGTACTTCCGATTCAGAGGAGACCTCTCGTAGGCTTAAAACAGCCCACGGAGGCTCCCAAACCATGGCAAAAATGCCTCCCCCCCTGCATTCTTGCTAATGGGTGTACGGGGGCATTTGAGTGGaagggggattttttttaaaagggaggagggaatgcATCATTTCAAGGTAGCACAGGAGACCAACACAGTCTCTGAAAGCCAGCAATTGCCTACCCTGAACCTATCCCTCCCTATCTTTGGGTGAAGTATGCCTGAGCTGGAGCAGTACATGGTGTCCTTACTCAACTCAGTGTACACTGTAACTAAAGTATCATATTACTTTAACATAAGAGTCATAAAATCCCACAAGTTCCTCCTTTCCTCCACACTAGTAATCAAAATACAGGAACCACACACTAAATAGTTTGGTGGCCTTTCCTTATACCTAAGTTGGTTGTCTCCTCAGCTGAACATCAGGGCCAGCCTTGTCCTTCCCTGGATTTTTAAGATTTCACTAGGCACTGCTCAGTCACTTTCAGTTCCACCCACATACAATTAGAAACTTACTTTTTGCTTACAATTGTAGCCAAGAGTTTCAGGTGTCTCAGTTATGACCTCAATGTTCACTTCTGAGTGGTGTGGTGGCAGGACTGCAAAATACATATGACCCGGCTTGCAAGTGAGCACCCTGGGATGAAGCCGCTGATGTCTAATGAAGGCCAACTGATGGCGGAAACTTTTACCACAGTcaaggcatttaaagggtttctcttcAGAGTGACCTTCCTGGTGTTCACTCACTTCTGGCCTGTCGTGGAAATTTTTCTGACAGATGCTGCACTGGAAAGGCTCCCCTCCCGTATGGATCTGTTCATGTGTGGTGAGCTCAGAATCACACTGAAAACTATTCCCACAAATGCAGCACACGTAATTTTCCTCCGAGAGGTAGAAGACTGGATCAGTTTCCTTATTTTCAGAGGATTCACTTTCAGTCATTCCTGACTGTTTCCAAGACTTTTCAAAACTGAGCCTTCGTGAATCAAGGCAATGGAGTCTTCCCAATAATGTCCGGTGCAATCTTGCAGGACACgagttctcctcctcttcatgtTCTGTTGCCAGGATGCAATCACAAACTAGAGCAGAAGCACAAAACAGATGAGAAGACTAAGAGAAGACAAGTTATAACTAGGTAAATGGCAATAATAGATGGGCATATTTTCAGAGGTAATGATCACATTTCTAGTCACATATTGTTATGGCagcgcttggaaaagttactttttggaatgaaACACCCAGCATCCTTCAGCTGGCATAAGCAGTGACCAAAAAAAGCAATATTCTGGGGGAACAAGTCAATTCTGTCTCCCTCTTGAAAACTTTCAGTAGTTTAAGACAATATGACTGGTATGTCCTCCTGTTCTGTATGGACTATGTCAGTCACTAAGATTGTAGCATCATGGTTAAGATGTTGGACAGTGACATGGGAGATATAGGTTCTAATATCCACTGAACCATAAGATTTACTGAGTGACATTTGATCACTCACACATTACCAGCCTCATCCTATCTCACTAGGCATTTAAAGAATAAAGTGTAGAGAAAGAGCACAAACAatcctccgtatccatggattctgcatctacagattcaatAATCCAtgtattgaatttttttttaaattccaaaaagcaagcctagattttactattttataagggacactattttactatgccatttatttaatgggacttgagcatccatagattttggtatccatggcaggtcctggaaccaagccccagctgATACCACTGTACCAGGAATTTTgagctcactgaaagaaaatcagaatataaatgtaaaaaaaaaaatgacatgaaAATGTATCACTTAAGCTCTATATTTTGGGTTAAAGTTTTTAATTCACAAGCTTTGTATGTGAAAAACCACTCCAAATTCTGCATCCAAAACAGCCAAATTATATGCTCTGAATACACTCCAAAATATCATTGAATGTGCATACATTTCAATCAAAATATTGTAGAATGAGGAATATACAGATGACCATAGACTAAAGAGAAATAAGAGAGGAATTCAGAGCCATGGGAAAAGACACTCAAGTGAAAGATTCCAATTCCCTCTTAGCTTTAAAGCCAACAGAGCTCCCTTGGTGGCTCACTTTCCCAccagaaacaaaacagaaggaaCCTCCCTCTTCTGTACCTCTGTacttgctccctcctcttttcatcctgtttttctcccagaCCTGGCTCTGCTGCTCCCTCACCTTCACAAACGTTTCCTGggttctctttttcttctgcacTCTGGTGATCTGACTGCAAAGGCTCCTCTCCTGAGTCCAGGCTGAAGAGAGCATTAGCATTAGGAAGAAGAAATCCTGTTTCAAAGTGCCAGGTAGGGAGAAGAGGGGAGAACAACCAAGATCAGATGAGCAACTTAAGATTGGCTAGATTGTGCCCTACTGCCCTTTCAGTCAGGGATTGGTTTTCACACTTGGTGTTTATACAGAATCAGGTTCATTCCCCACTAAAATATCCACCTGTGCCCAAGCTGTGAAACTTTTGACCCATAGCCAAATAGAGCCCACTAAGCATCTCATTCCAGACATCCAAGCTATGCCCATTTCCCACAGTCTCCTTCCAGGATATTGATGTAATTTGCTTTGTCCTGCTCTCTCCTGCAACTACAAAGCAGTGGAAGTAACTCTGTACTGTATAAATAGGGGAAGGAAAATATCTGAATACAGAAGTCTTTTTCACCCTTCACTGTAAATTGAAAAATGGAATAAACTACTTCCCTAACTCCACCCACTTTTGGTTCTAGCCCCACCCCTCTTGGAATACAcacactcccagaattcctcagcaagTATGGCCAGGGGCCATGTTGgacaagggattctgggagtggccATCCAAAGATGTAATTCTTCAAAGCTCCGCCCCAATGTATGTAACCTAGACTAGGCCTGAGTTAAACATTCATGGGTACGAACCCCAACCCTGCACAACAACAGCAGGCtatgaaacaatattttctgttcaACCAGTAATATAGAATTTCCTCACTGTTTTGCAGGCTTCTGTGTCTAATAAGCTGAAAGCTGCTGCTGAAGCTTTTGCCGCAGTCAGAGCATTCATATGGTTCTTCTGTCGCAGAGATAGCTACATGTACAAGAAGATCTGAGCTCTTCGTGTTTTTATCACAGTCAGCACATTTATAGGACTCTCCATTGACATGGCAAGTGTTTGAAACCAAATCACTGCTGAAGCTTTTGCCACATTCCCGGCAATTATAGGTTTTCTCTTCCTCATGGCATTTCTGATGCTTCACGAGGCCAGTCCTGTAGCGGAAGCTTTTCCCACAATCGTTGCAGCGATAGGGTGtttcccctgtgtggattctccgaTGTGTGGTGACATCAGTGCTTTGTCGGAAGTTTTTCCCACACTCAGGACATTTGTagggtttctctccagtgtgcaATCTCTTATGACGAACGAGGTGTGAATTGCGCTTGAAATTCTTCCCACAGTCAGGGCATGGATACTGCTTCTGTAGCCTAAAGACTCTAGGTTTTAACAAGACTTCCATGAAAAAGCTTTCCTCCCAGATGGAATATTTATCCTTATTTCTGTCAATGATAGGTTTCTTCTATaactgtaaaagaaagaagaaaggtcctaaaagttgatttaaaaaatcagttttaaaaagtatttcagtttgtttttaaaagcattccaGGAAAAATCTCACAGTACAAAACCTAGGTACCTCAAAGGGGAAACTGGAATGGAAAGCCACAAAAGGTACCATGAGAGGTTGAATATTCATTTTTAGATAGCATATCtctttcaccaggggatccaGTTTGATAGCTGGATATAGTTTCCAGACTGTAGTTCATACCTGTATGAACACCAAAGGCTACATAGCCCAACCAAGTGGCCTCCAGACTATAGAGCCCTGGTTCAAGATATTTGTTCAAGTGTATGGGagaactctttgttgttgttcttatccAAGGAGAAAtcccaacatagaatcatagaactggaagagaccacaagggccatccagtccaacctcctgccatgcaggaactcacaatcaaagcacccccaacagatggccatccagcctctgtttaaaaacctccaaagaaggagaccccactgctctccaaggaagtgtgttccattgttgaacagctcttactgtcaggaagtttctcctaatgtttaggtgaaatctcttttcctatagattgcatccattgctccgtgtcctattctctggagcagcagaaaacaagcttgctccatcctcaatacaacaccccttcaaatatttatacagggctattatatcatctctgaactgtctcttctccaggctaaacatccccagctccctaagtctatcctcacaaggcatggtttccaggactgccaccattttgagcgccctcctctgaacacgcaACTTCTCAACTTCCCCAAAATATTGTCATGACTAGGAAAAGTGCAACAGATATAAAACAGATGTTTTTGCACTTGAGACTCTATATTTATTGCATGTTTCTTTGTTTGCTCACGGAAAGGAGCCTTTCAGACCAACTTCTACTTGGCTGCTGTTCACTCCCTCTACTTTTTTGCAATGGAAATTGGGAAATATTTCCTGGGTTATTCTGATGTGATTATGTCCTTGCTGGTGAATAGGTTATTTTTTCCCATCCTTCATTATAAGCTGGAACAGAAGTAACCTATGAGTTATTACGTCCTCACTGGCTCAACTCCCACCCCACATATGCTGCGAAATGATTGAATATCCTTAAAACTGTCTTCTTAAAATTCCCTAGAAAAGGGGTGAGCAGAGAGCACTCTGTGGGCTACAAGAAGCCCTTGTGCCCTATTTGAAGTCTTGTGCTTTGCCTGGAGTAAAGAATATTTCTTTGCCTGAAGTAAAGAACATTTTTCTGTTTCCAGAAATGTACAGAAGCGGCAGTTTTAGTCAGATATGGATCATAGTTTGCAAATCTCCACAAAATGTCACACCCACAAAATGTCacaaaatgaaactgaaagtAGATTGGAAGCTACTTTCAATTTTgagcttcttctctctctctttttgtttgcttttacagGGCTAGTGAACTCCAGTAAAGGTAATCAAAACTGAAAACTGGCTATTGCAGTTGCAGAAAGAGCATTAGAAGGTGAGCATATGGAGAAATCTAGATTCAATTTCTCAACTTTGATTCccgtttttttaaaatgggaatcaTCATCTGCAAATTAGAAAGCATTGTCTTGATtcatatacagtccaccctcacCATATGTGCCCTCACCGTAAGTGGTTTTCAGCTTATGTGGACGGCAAGTGGCAAGGGATAGAAGCGCACTGCTATGTAAATGAACGCGACTCCAGCATATGcaaaatttgccttatgcggggggggccctccggaacggatctcctgcgtatggcaagggtggactgtaatTAGTGCAAAGTTGGAACTTCTTAAGGAATTGTTAAATCAgcagtctctttctctcacacaactCTCTTTGAAGTTTTGTTGCTCCACAACGGCCACTTTAAGGCCGGTGTACTAGGAGGCTGAAACAACCTCACTGTGGTTTGTCAATCCTGCCATTTTTTAATGTCTTATTtggattcatttattcatttgtgaCGAGATTAGCCTGTTTACTCTATAAAGAATGCATAAAgtactttctgcatttaattCTCCATCAGGGGGATTTGAGATATACCTCAAATTCTGCATAATTAGAACTCTGGAGAGCTATGTGTACTGTATGTATCCCTGAAGTTCTATATACTACTCTACAATGGACCCTTCCTATCTATGGGGAACTGGTTCCAGTCTCCCACCACacccatggatggcaaaaaagcAGACGGTTGAgctccatattattcagtggcagaGAAGTGTACTTGGACACATCAGCACATCTACATGCATAAATCTCCAttgaataatataataaataataataataaattttttatttttatcccgcccttccagggatcagggcggctaacaacaagattaaaatacatacagtgcaggaaaagttaaaaccatagaacacaataacaaataaaaagcccctatagcccaacctcatggccacggaagaggagggaggcccacaggatatttattcggggaatgcctgctggaataggaaggttttgagatccttcctaaattgggccagggtggtagatgagcggagctcagtgggcagcttattccaaagggctggggcagctatggaaaacgtcctccgcgaggtggaggctaatctggccccaggcaccttcagtagttgctgcccagacgttctgagggtgcgaggcggaatgtacggggagagacggtccgttaggtatcctgggcccaagccatttagggctttataggtaataaccaacgccttatattgagctcggaagcgaatgggcagccaatggaggtccctaagaaccggtgttatatggctggtcctgggagcaccagtgaccagccgggccgccatattctgcaccatttgtagcttccgagtttggtataagggttgccccatgtagagtacgttgcagaaatccaatctcgaggttaccagagcatgtacaacagtttctaggtccctctgggccagatatgggcgcagctggcggatcagccgaagctgataacaggtgctcttgaccgtcgcattcacctgagcagtcaggtgaagcgacgagtcaagaagcaccc from Sceloporus undulatus isolate JIND9_A2432 ecotype Alabama chromosome 2, SceUnd_v1.1, whole genome shotgun sequence includes the following:
- the LOC121923993 gene encoding zinc finger protein 883-like → MEVLLKPRVFRLQKQYPCPDCGKNFKRNSHLVRHKRLHTGEKPYKCPECGKNFRQSTDVTTHRRIHTGETPYRCNDCGKSFRYRTGLVKHQKCHEEEKTYNCRECGKSFSSDLVSNTCHVNGESYKCADCDKNTKSSDLLVHVAISATEEPYECSDCGKSFSSSFQLIRHRSLQNRFLLPNANALFSLDSGEEPLQSDHQSAEEKENPGNVCEVCDCILATEHEEEENSCPARLHRTLLGRLHCLDSRRLSFEKSWKQSGMTESESSENKETDPVFYLSEENYVCCICGNSFQCDSELTTHEQIHTGGEPFQCSICQKNFHDRPEVSEHQEGHSEEKPFKCLDCGKSFRHQLAFIRHQRLHPRVLTCKPGHMYFAVLPPHHSEVNIEVITETPETLGYNCKQKDPNSFWTMELVQGTQIYWAPP